In Chanodichthys erythropterus isolate Z2021 chromosome 7, ASM2448905v1, whole genome shotgun sequence, a genomic segment contains:
- the LOC137022516 gene encoding fibulin-7 — protein MYPFNDSMKMMNRRYTVLLSVFICQVYTMLAQDCPSKQDLQNSIQQAQKLLSSQEASYMQSLRTLRKKLNLLHDSVTRLPAKPKNFTCPNLDTPVNGRKLGKTLFPGHEVHFLCDVGYELVGSEMRQCKDSLSWSGQQPVCKDIDECLSSPCANGGTCTDEVNGFSCFCAKGWAGPTCQSPTPTFFVSIMNTSPVGGGAAAASSFPLTHTSAFLRQPKCSQVQGTTHCTCEPGFTISGRENSVCTDIDECKLFHSGQAGRLCLHACVNTAGGYRCTCPAGYNVTRDGRNCKDIDECGSRQNNCTRDQLCINTYGGFQCVKVECPQIRNATYVKTSPTRCERNPCPADSRSCSQAPNSVSYHHMSVVSNLSAPRVMFRVSAVRMMGDKLRFALLGGRGRRYFTVQRSDRQTGELLLTSPVQGPATLDVEVEMSELERRELLGRYITKITIFVSPYEF, from the exons ATGTATCCGTTCAACGATTCAATGAAGATGATGAATCGAAGATACACTGTACTCCTTTCAGTATTTATCTGTCAGGTTTATACCATGCTGGCTCAG GACTGTCCCAGTAAGCAAGACCTACAGAATTCAATTCAACAGGCTCAGAAACTGCTTTCATCGCAGGAAGCTTCATACATGCAGAGTCTTCGTACTTTGAGGAAGAAACTCAACCTACTGCATGATAGTGTCACACGTCTGCCCGCTAAACCAAAGAACT TCACTTGCCCTAACCTGGACACTCCTGTCAATGGCAGAAAGCTGGGGAAAACTCTGTTCCCTGGTCATGAAGTGCACTTCCTCTGTGACGTGGGCTACGAGCTGGTGGGCTCAGAGATGCGACAGTGTAAAGACTCGCTCAGCTGGAGCGGTCAGCAGCCTGTCTGCAAAG ATATCGACGAGTGTCTTTCATCACCTTGTGCCAACGGAGGAACTTGTACAGACGAAGTCAATGGATTCAGCTGTTTCTGTGCCAAGGGCTGGGCTGGACCTACCTGCCAGTCTCCAACGCCGACAT TTTTTGTCAGTATAATGAACACGTCACCTGTCGGTGGCGGAGCTGCGGCGGCCTCCTCCTTTCCTCTGACCCACACATCTGCTTTCCTCCGTCAGCCGAAATGTAGCCAGGTCCAGGGCACGACCCACTGCACCTGTGAGCCGGGGTTCACCATCTCCGGCCGCGAGAACAGCGTCTGCACAG ACATTGATGAGTGTAAACTGTTCCACAGTGGGCAGGCGGGCCGTTTGTGTTTACACGCGTGTGTTAACACTGCTGGCGGCTACCGATGCACCTGCCCTGCCGGTTACAACGTGACCCGTGATGGCCGGAACTGCAAAG ATATTGACGAGTGTGGATCCAGGCAGAACAACTGCACACGTGACCAGCTCTGCATCAACACCTACGGGGGTTTTCAGTGCGTTAAAGTGGAGTGTCCGCAGATACGCAACGCCACCTATGTTAAAACCTCTCCAAC GCGCTGTGAGAGGAACCCCTGCCCCGCGGACAGCCGGTCTTGCTCTCAGGCGCCGAACTCTGTGTCCTACCATCACATGTCTGTGGTGTCCAACCTCTCTGCTCCGCGGGTCATGTTCCGCGTGTCGGCGGTGAGAATGATGGGAGACAAGCTGCGGTTTGCATTACTGGGAGGCCGCGGTCGACGCTATTTCACTGTGCAGCGCTCCGATCGTCAGACGGGCGAACTGCTGCTGACCAGTCCGGTACAGGGTCCCGCCACACTGGACGTAGAGGTGGAGATGAGCGAACTGGAGAGGAGAGAGCTGCTGGGACGTTACATCaccaaaattacaatttttgtCTCACCATATGAGTTTTAG